GTTCCCACACTACCTACAATGAGTGATATAAGTACCTCAACTCAATAAGTAGGATGGAAGCGGAAGCTGACGGCGACTCCCGCAGGCTCATGGGAGAGCGTCCGTCGGCTTCCGCTTCCATCCCTTTGTAGATACTAAGTCACTATCCTAAATTTGAAATTCCATACACAATCCTGTTTAAAATCCGTCATAGTGTACTATGTCACGTTCCGTCGTTTTTTGTTATACTGTAACGAATGAAGGATGAGGTGACGACATGGCGTACCAAAACGAAAAACTGCCTGAAGAAAAAGTGTTTAAAGACCCCGTGCACCGCTACATACACGTCCGGGATCGCGTTATTTGGGACCTGGTCAACACACGAGAGTTCCAGCGCCTGCGCAGGATTCGCCAGCTTGGCACCACCTACCTAGTGTTCCACGGCGCAGAACACAGCCGCTTCCAGCACTCGCTCGGTGTCTATGAAATCGTCAGACGAATTCTTGACGATGGCTTCAGTGGGCGTGAAGAATGGGACGATGAACAGCGACTGGTCGCTCTCTGTGCAGCATTATTGCATGATTTGGGACATGGCCCATTTTCCCACGCATTTGAAAAAGTATTCAACCTAGATCACGAACTATTTACCCAGCAAATTTTATTGGAACAGACAGAAGTTCATGAGGTATTGCATCGTGTATCACCAGATTTTCCCCGAAAAGTAGCGGATGTCATAGATAAAACGTATCCAGACAAACTAGTTGTCAGCTTGATTTCCAGTCAAATCGACGCGGACCGAATGGATTATCTTCAGCGCGATGCGTATTATACAGGCGTTTCCTATGGCCATTTCGACATGGAACGGATTTTGCGTGTCATGCGTCCGACAGAAGATCAAGTCGTCATCAAGCAGAGCGGCATGCACGCAGTGGAAGACTATATCATGAGCCGTTATCAAATGTATTGGCAAGTGTATTTCCATCCAGTGTCGCGCAGTGCAGAAGTGATTTTGATCAAAATCTTACACAGAGCGAAACATTTATTCGAAACTGGATATGCGTTTAAGCAAGAACCGATGCATTTCGTTTCGTTCTTCGCACAAGAATTCAAACTGAAAGAGTACATAGCCCTTGACGAGGGCGTGTTATTAACGTATTTCCAGCTGTGGATGGAAGAAGACGATACCATTTTAGCAGATTTATGTGATCGCTTCGTAAACAGACGGCTATTTCAATATGCCGAGTTCGATCCAGCAGTGCAGTATATGAAATTTGGTGAACTTATCACATTGTTTAAAGAAACAGGGCTCGATCCTGACTATTATTTAGTGACGGATTCTTCATCAGACTTACCTTACGATTTTTATCGTCCAGGTGAAGAAAATGAGCGCGTGCCGATTTATTTACAACTAGGAAATGGTGATTTGCGTGAACTATCGCGGATGTCCGACGTGGTCGAAGCGATATCAGGAAAACGCAGAACAGACCATAAAATTTATTATCCAGAAGATTTGTTGATAGATGGAAACCCATTGCACGAGAAGATTTTGGAATTGTTAAGAGGCTAAGAGAGGGGTTGCGGGACTTGCTGCAAGAGCATGCAAAAATCGTTCAGTTTATATCGTTGGCGAATGAAGTAAATGGCCGTAAGAAGATGCAGAAAATGGTGTATATATTAAAGAAAATGAATTTCCCGTTTGCTGAGAAATACGAGCTCCATATGTATGGTCCTTATTCGGAAGAACTAACATTGCGAGTGGAAGAGCTATGTGAAATGGGCTTTTTGGCTGAACGTTTCGAGGACAAGGGTTCGTATAAACAATATTGCTATCAAGTGACGGATGAGGGATCGAAATTCCTTGCGACAGCAGAAGCACCGAAAGAACAGCTACCAAAATGTATTGAGCGATTGAATGAGAAGTCGTCACGCTTTTTGGAATTGGTCTCCACCTTGTTGTTTTTCGATCAGCTCAATAAAGAAGATCAAATTGCTAAAGTACGTATCGTGAAAAACAAACTGAACTTTACTGATCAGGAAATGGATCAAGCATTTGCCTTCATCGAAGAGATGCAAGTGAGTTCAGTCAGCTGAATGAATGAAGAAAAAAGGATTCTCGTGATGAGAATCCTTTTGCCGATTTTACTGATCACTCATTAGTTTACCTTCTCTAAAAAGATGATTTTTTGGCATTTCTTCAATGAAAACTGTTACGCTATCAGAAGTAGCGCCCGTCGTTTCCACAACGGCTTGCGTAACTTTTTCACAGAGTGCACGTTTTTGATCATCAGTACGGCCTTCAAGCATTTTTACTGTAACGTATGGCATTTTATTTCCTCCTTGGCTGAAAATTCAGGTATAGTACATATAATAACAGAGACGGAGGTTGATTTACATGGCAAGTGAGCAAAATTCAAAACCAAAGTTAGGCTTTACGATAATAAAAAATGATCCTACAGATGGACATAAAGGGTTTGGCATAGGTTCGTTGTCGCTGGAAAACATTTCACCTGTGATCATCGACGTGGAGGAAGGTACAGCACAAGTAGAAATGGGTGCCATGCATGCCCGTAGTGATACAGAACGAGGAATCAAATTCACCACTGACCGCAAAGATTCTGAAGGCGGTAAACCATACTGGCTCGTTTGGGTGACAATTGATTACCGTGAAGAAGGTCCATATTACGCAGGAATCACAGCGTGTGAAATGGTCGTGAATCGTGAGAAGAGACGTGGCTATAAGTTACTCGCTGACCACGTCAATCGCATGGACAAATCAAT
This window of the Sporosarcina ureae genome carries:
- a CDS encoding YwhD family protein, producing MASEQNSKPKLGFTIIKNDPTDGHKGFGIGSLSLENISPVIIDVEEGTAQVEMGAMHARSDTERGIKFTTDRKDSEGGKPYWLVWVTIDYREEGPYYAGITACEMVVNREKRRGYKLLADHVNRMDKSMKRHIIVDEMDDRSKKILKDFLISHNAELWERSTAELHEGLRTE
- a CDS encoding HD domain-containing protein → MAYQNEKLPEEKVFKDPVHRYIHVRDRVIWDLVNTREFQRLRRIRQLGTTYLVFHGAEHSRFQHSLGVYEIVRRILDDGFSGREEWDDEQRLVALCAALLHDLGHGPFSHAFEKVFNLDHELFTQQILLEQTEVHEVLHRVSPDFPRKVADVIDKTYPDKLVVSLISSQIDADRMDYLQRDAYYTGVSYGHFDMERILRVMRPTEDQVVIKQSGMHAVEDYIMSRYQMYWQVYFHPVSRSAEVILIKILHRAKHLFETGYAFKQEPMHFVSFFAQEFKLKEYIALDEGVLLTYFQLWMEEDDTILADLCDRFVNRRLFQYAEFDPAVQYMKFGELITLFKETGLDPDYYLVTDSSSDLPYDFYRPGEENERVPIYLQLGNGDLRELSRMSDVVEAISGKRRTDHKIYYPEDLLIDGNPLHEKILELLRG
- a CDS encoding YwgA family protein; this encodes MLQEHAKIVQFISLANEVNGRKKMQKMVYILKKMNFPFAEKYELHMYGPYSEELTLRVEELCEMGFLAERFEDKGSYKQYCYQVTDEGSKFLATAEAPKEQLPKCIERLNEKSSRFLELVSTLLFFDQLNKEDQIAKVRIVKNKLNFTDQEMDQAFAFIEEMQVSSVS
- a CDS encoding 2-hydroxymuconate tautomerase, translating into MPYVTVKMLEGRTDDQKRALCEKVTQAVVETTGATSDSVTVFIEEMPKNHLFREGKLMSDQ